A window of the Bacillus sp. A301a_S52 genome harbors these coding sequences:
- a CDS encoding SDR family NAD(P)-dependent oxidoreductase, whose translation METVLITGGAGFIGSHVTDALVENGQEIVVLDNLSTGSTENINSSSSVTFIEGDVRDEALVENIFRKNPDISGVIHLAAQSKVGPSLDDPLEDLMINVKGTVTVLEASRRYGVKTFVYASSAAVYGHVESLPISEEARVKPLSPYGASKLAAEQYVQTFGALYDMNVSALRFANVYGPRQSADTEAGVITIFIEKLLSGRTPYIQGDGEQTRDFVYVDDVVNAVITPFLNSKEMKVNGVFNVSSQSQTPINQLLEVLCKEVGNTFNPDYGPVRAGDIKHSYLSHDKLTKVSNWRPQTPLNEGLKRTVQYYRALY comes from the coding sequence ACAGGGGGCGCTGGATTTATTGGCTCTCATGTTACTGACGCTCTTGTAGAGAATGGGCAGGAGATCGTTGTACTTGATAATCTATCAACAGGTAGTACGGAGAATATCAATTCATCTTCTTCTGTCACATTTATTGAGGGTGATGTGAGGGATGAAGCCCTTGTAGAAAATATCTTTCGAAAAAACCCTGATATATCGGGTGTTATTCATTTAGCTGCCCAAAGTAAGGTGGGGCCTTCACTTGATGACCCACTAGAGGATTTAATGATTAACGTGAAAGGGACTGTCACAGTCTTGGAAGCTTCAAGAAGATATGGGGTCAAAACGTTCGTTTATGCTTCTTCTGCAGCTGTATACGGTCACGTGGAGAGTTTACCTATTTCTGAGGAGGCCCGTGTTAAACCGCTATCCCCATATGGAGCCTCAAAACTTGCTGCGGAGCAATATGTTCAAACCTTTGGTGCTCTTTATGATATGAATGTAAGTGCTCTCAGGTTTGCGAATGTTTATGGACCAAGACAAAGTGCTGATACAGAGGCAGGAGTCATCACAATTTTTATTGAAAAGTTATTGTCAGGACGTACGCCATACATTCAAGGGGATGGTGAGCAGACGCGTGATTTCGTCTATGTAGACGATGTTGTTAATGCGGTAATCACGCCATTTTTAAATAGCAAGGAAATGAAGGTTAATGGGGTATTTAACGTTAGTTCTCAGTCTCAAACGCCAATCAATCAGTTGTTAGAAGTGCTCTGTAAAGAAGTTGGGAATACATTTAACCCTGATTACGGTCCGGTAAGGGCGGGGGATATTAAGCATAGTTATTTAAGTCATGATAAATTAACTAAAGTATCTAATTGGAGACCTCAAACCCCTCTAAACGAGGGATTAAAACGTACTGTTCAATATTATCGAGCGTTATATTAA